In one window of Onychomys torridus chromosome 5, mOncTor1.1, whole genome shotgun sequence DNA:
- the Foxq1 gene encoding LOW QUALITY PROTEIN: forkhead box protein Q1 (The sequence of the model RefSeq protein was modified relative to this genomic sequence to represent the inferred CDS: deleted 1 base in 1 codon) yields MKLEVFAPRAAHRDKMGSDLEGTGSSDAPSPLSAAGDDSLGSDGDCAANSPAAGGGAGDLEGSGGERSSGGEPSSQDGSEAADGSAQTSAAGQCAGSVGSGEGARSKPYTRRPKPPYSYIALIAMAIRDSAGGRLTLAEINEYLMGKFPFFRGSYTGWRNSVRHNLSLNDCFVKVLRDPSRPWGKDNYWMLNPNSEYTFADGVFRRRRKRLSHRTTVPGSGLRPEEAPPGSEGTPQPAPAARSSPIARSPARQEERSSPASKFSSSFAIDSILSKPFRSRRDGGDTALGVQLPWGAAPCPPLRAYPTLLPQAPGGSLLPLCAYGAGEPTQLASRRAEVQPSAPLLLAPLSAAAAAKPFRGPDASGAAHLYCPLRLPAALQPASACGPGLHLSYPVETLLA; encoded by the exons ATGAAATTGGAGGTGTTCGCCCCACGCGCTGCCCACCGGGACAAGATGGGCAGTGACCTGGAGGGGACCGGCAGCAGCGACGCGCCATCTCCGCTGTCTGCCGCTGGCGACGACTCCTTAGGCTCTGACGGGGACTGCGCAGCCAACAGTCCAGCGGCGGGCGGCGGCGCCGGCGATCTGGAGGGCAGTGGCGGCGAGAGGAGCTCGGGTGGCGAGCCCAGCTCCCAGGACGGTTCCGAGGCGGCCGATGGCAGTGCGCAGACCTCTGCGGCAGGGCAGTGCGCGGGCAGCGTGGGCAGCGGCGAGGGCGCGCGCAGCAAGCCGTACACGCGGCGACCCAAGCCCCCGTACTCCTACATCGCGCTCATCGCCATGGCCATCCGCGACTCCGCGGGCGGACGGCTGACGTTGGCCGAGATCAACGAGTACCTCATGGGCAAGTTCCCCTTTTTCCGCGGCAGCTACACC GGCTGGCGCAACTCGGTGCGCCACAACCTCTCTCTCAACGACTGCTTCGTCAAGGTGCTGCGCGACCCCTCGCGGCCCTGGGGCAAGGACAACTACTGGATGCTCAACCCCAACAGCGAATACACCTTCGCCGACGGGGTCTTCCGCCGCCGCCGCAAGCGCCTCAGCCACCGGACGACAGTCCCTGGGTCGGGGCTGCGGCCCGAGGAAGCTCCACCCGGATCCGAGGGGACCCCGCAGCCCGCGCCTGCCGCCCGGTCCTCCCCGATCGCGCGCTCGCCTGCTCGCCAGGAGGAGCGCTCCAGCCCCGCGAGCAAGTTCTCCAGCTCCTTCGCCATCGACAGCATCCTCAGCAAGCCTTTCCGCAGCCGCCGCGACGGCGGCGACACGGCTCTGGGGGTGCAGCTGCCCTGGGGCGCCGCTCCCTGCCCGCCGCTGCGTGCCTACCCGACGCTCCTTCCCCAGGCGCCCGGGGGCTCCCTGCTGCCACTCTGTGCATACGGCGCGGGCGAGCCCACGCAGCTGGCGTCCCGCCGAGCCGAGGTGCAGCCCTCAGCGCCCCTGCTGCTGGCGCCCCTGTCCGCGGCGGCCGCAGCTAAGCCATTCCGAGGTCCCGACGCCAGCGGCGCAGCGCACCTGTACTGCCCCCTACGGCTGCCCGCGGCCCTGCAGCCGGCTTCGGCCTGCGGTCCCGGCCTGCACCTGTCCTACCCCGTGGAGACGCTGCTAGCTTGA